A single region of the Salvelinus sp. IW2-2015 linkage group LG20, ASM291031v2, whole genome shotgun sequence genome encodes:
- the LOC111981632 gene encoding ras-related protein Rab-28 isoform X4 — protein sequence MSDSEEDSQDKQLKIVVIGDGASGKTSLATRFAQEAFGKQYKQTIGLDFFLKRITLPGNLNVTLQVWDIGGQSIGGKMLDKYVYGAQGVLLVYDITNYQSFENLEDWYGMVKKANEESDVQPVVSLVGNKIDLEHMRTVKADKHQRFCQDNSLISQFVSAKTGDSVFLAFQRVAAEILGVKLNKAEIEQSQPDQVALSLVAAVGLRTASPPEAFILAVI from the exons atgtctgACTCGGAAGAGGACAGTCAAGATAAGCAACTTAAAATTGTAGTCATCGGAGACGGCGCATCGGGGAAG ACGTCACTCGCCACCAGGTTTGCCCAGGAGGCCTTTGGGAAACAATACAAACAAACCATTGGCCTTGATTTCTTTCTGAAGAGAATAACTCTGCCAG GCAACTTGAATGTTACTTTGCAAGTGTGGGATATTGGAGGTCAATCGATCGGAGGGAAAATGCTGGATAAATATGTCTACGGGGCTCAG GGTGTTCTTCTAGTGTACGACATTACAAACTACCAGAGCTTTGAGAATCTGGAGGACTGGTACGGCATGGTCAAGAAGGCCAATGAAGAGTCAGACGTCCAGCCTGTGGTCTCACTGGTGGGAAACAAAA TTGACCTGGAGCATATGAGGACAGTGAAGGCTGACAAGCACCAGCGTTTCTGCCAAGACAACAGCCTCATCAGTCAGTTCGTATCAGCCAAGACTGGAGACTCA GTGTTCCTGGCATTCCAGAGAGTGGCTGCAGAGATTCTGGGGGTGAAGCTCAACAAAGCAGAGATTGAGCAGTCCCAG CCAGACCAGGTGGCCCTGTCACTGGTGGCCGCGGTGGGATTACGCACGGCATCTCCCCCAGAGGCATTCATCCTGGCTGTGATATGA
- the LOC111981632 gene encoding ras-related protein Rab-28 isoform X1: protein MSDSEEDSQDKQLKIVVIGDGASGKTSLATRFAQEAFGKQYKQTIGLDFFLKRITLPGNLNVTLQVWDIGGQSIGGKMLDKYVYGAQGVLLVYDITNYQSFENLEDWYGMVKKANEESDVQPVVSLVGNKIDLEHMRTVKADKHQRFCQDNSLISQFVSAKTGDSVFLAFQRVAAEILGVKLNKAEIEQSQLNRARPLSTSQTRWPCHWWPRWDYARHLPQRHSSWL, encoded by the exons atgtctgACTCGGAAGAGGACAGTCAAGATAAGCAACTTAAAATTGTAGTCATCGGAGACGGCGCATCGGGGAAG ACGTCACTCGCCACCAGGTTTGCCCAGGAGGCCTTTGGGAAACAATACAAACAAACCATTGGCCTTGATTTCTTTCTGAAGAGAATAACTCTGCCAG GCAACTTGAATGTTACTTTGCAAGTGTGGGATATTGGAGGTCAATCGATCGGAGGGAAAATGCTGGATAAATATGTCTACGGGGCTCAG GGTGTTCTTCTAGTGTACGACATTACAAACTACCAGAGCTTTGAGAATCTGGAGGACTGGTACGGCATGGTCAAGAAGGCCAATGAAGAGTCAGACGTCCAGCCTGTGGTCTCACTGGTGGGAAACAAAA TTGACCTGGAGCATATGAGGACAGTGAAGGCTGACAAGCACCAGCGTTTCTGCCAAGACAACAGCCTCATCAGTCAGTTCGTATCAGCCAAGACTGGAGACTCA GTGTTCCTGGCATTCCAGAGAGTGGCTGCAGAGATTCTGGGGGTGAAGCTCAACAAAGCAGAGATTGAGCAGTCCCAG CTGAACCGGGCTCGGCCTCTATCGACCAGCCAGACCAGGTGGCCCTGTCACTGGTGGCCGCGGTGGGATTACGCACGGCATCTCCCCCAGAGGCATTCATCCTGGCTGTGA